One Lytechinus pictus isolate F3 Inbred chromosome 12, Lp3.0, whole genome shotgun sequence genomic region harbors:
- the LOC135156120 gene encoding ABC transporter F family member 4-like encodes MPLKKNPSFQEELSSKLKERKRRGLSTGFTSESEDSDDDDALGGLSDDDILSQFTSKNSKKPQPSQSKPWEPPSTKQRPSPSPSPRSLTKSSSDAFPTAPPRNRGLSGSESPKSRKSAGSPDPIRALLGDDNGTKKKPPPKPSPRLRSGTTDSSPRSEDDSPRPQPRPRNKGPSEIDKLLGIASSPEPEKRKKSLFDEYDESQGPKGGSGKQPPKPKDRSKSPLMDMSGQRGKSSKTRGGSPERKSPDLDDLLGMKNKSKQGRASPELKPKSKSRSGSPERQASKAINDRRKKDNKSPDLDDLLGLTDKKKSERVSSNLKPKIRSGSPDRRGGGANDDQRKRDKSPDLDDLLGLRSKKNRSPSPERNRGKEPRSEIDDLLSGPSSRSKPRKQKGLLDSSSDEDDEVSKVNNRLGSMNLKQKGGSKSASPKPKSLLDTLADSEEEDVSSKRGRSRRSPSPQGFPPKPKPRVPQDRKDTKVNGETPQKSDDSRVKSRKNRIPGLNSDSDDDNSRVWSNKKGKQKQSLLDVLDDEPVRKKDKKKARGLLDDSDDDSDMEDHPPKMTNRRPKEGYQSDGESEKEKKKKPKVHKPTPTRPKSAAVGSLNSSFNSGEMMATLGSAGGVQDSSAIRQAIYEQWRAEKTERLKKQKKEAKKREEEEKEKKVKEAEEKKFENMASFKAWQDSKKSVLSDQRKRELKKQEEERRKKEEEESKKYDANKAFEMWKADKDEVLIDKHRKEKKKQKNLEETKIYEKENKEKDANSAYKKWKSVKDDKLHDAEKKKRRDEQLKKEMEERERREKEKDSHIAYDEWEEKLQRRKERERRRLQNTQPISTTPFRPSGKTIPFRR; translated from the exons ATGCCACTGAAGAAAAATCCCTCTTTCCAGGAGGAGCTTTCATCCAAACTGAAAGAACGAAAGAGACGAGGACTTAGTACAGGTTTCACTTCAGAATCTGAAGAcagtgacgatgatgatgcgCTTGGAGGTCTCAGTGATGATG ACATCCTGTCTCAGTTCACCTCCAAGAACTCAAAGAAGCCACAACCATCTCAGTCCAAACCGTGGGAGCCACCTTCCACTAAACAGAGGCCGTCACCTTCACCATCACCTCGCTCTCTGACTAAATCTTCCAGCGATGCCTTCCCAACAGCTCCTCCAAGAAACAGAGGTCTATCTGGAAGTGAGAGTCCAAAGTCCAGGAAGTCAGCAGGTTCACCAGATCCTATCAGGGCTCTCCTTGGAGATGACAATGGCACAAAGAAGAAGCCTCCTCCCAAGCCGAGTCCAAGACTACGTTCAGGGACCACAGACTCGTCTCCACGATCAGAGGATGACTCCCCTAGACCTCAACCAAGGCCAAGGAATAAAGGACCATCAGAGATTGACAAATTGCTCGGCATTGCTTCATCCCCAGAGccagagaaaagaaagaaatccttGTTTGATGAGTATGATGAGAGCCAGGGACCTAAGGGTGGTTCTGGTAAGCAGCCACCTAAACCTAAGGACAGATCAAAATCTCCGCTGATGGACATGTCAGGGCAAAGAGGAAAGTCCTCTAAGACTAGAGGTGGATCTCCCGAAAGGAAATCGCCCGACCTTGATGACTTGTTAGGCATGAAGAACAAAAGCAAACAAGGGAGGGCTTCACCAGAGCTGAAGCCGAAATCCAAGAGTAGGAGCGGCTCTCCAGAGAGACAAGCTAGTAAGGCAATTAATGATCGGCGGAAAAAGGATAATAAATCTCCCGATCTTGATGATTTGTTGGGTCTTACAGACAAGAAGAAATCAGAAAGGGTTTCAAGTAATTTGAAGCCCAAGATCAGGAGTGGATCACCTGATAGAAGGGGTGGGGGAGCAAATGATGATCAACGGAAAAGAGACAAGTCTCCAGATTTAGATGACCTTCTGGGATTAAGGAGCAAGAAGAATCGAAGTCCATCACCAGAAAGGAATCGTGGTAAGGAGCCTAGATCAGAGATAGATGATCTTCTAAGTGGTCCGTCGTCCAGATCAAAACCCAGGAAACAGAAAGGACTATTGGACTCCTCGtcggatgaagatgatgaagtgTCCAAAGTGAACAACAGGTTAGGTTCCATGAACCTGAAGCAGAAAGGAGGGTCAAAATCAGCTTCTCCTAAACCGAAAAGCCTTCTGGACACCCTTGCAGATTCTGAAGAAGAGGATGTTAGCTCCAAACGTGGTAGAAGTAGAAGGTCACCGTCTCCTCAAGGCTTTCCACCAAAGCCAAAACCTAGAGTGCCGCAGGACAGAAAAGACACAAAAGTCAATGGAGAGACACCTCAAAAGTCAGACGACTCCAGAGTTAAATCTCGTAAGAACCGAATACCGGGTCTGAATTCGGATTCTGATGATGACAATAGTCGGGTCTGGTCCAACAAGAAAGGCAAGCAGAAGCAATCACTTCTGGATGTTTTAGATGATGAACctgtaagaaagaaagataaaaagaaagctAGAGGATTgcttgatgatagtgatgatgatagcgACATGGAAGATCATCCTCCAAAGATGACAAATAGGCGACCTAAG GAGGGTTATCAAAGTGATGGAGAatcagaaaaagaaaagaagaaaaa aCCAAAAGTTCACAAACCAACTCCTACCAGGCCCAAGTCAGCTGCAGTGGGCTCTCTCAACTCAAGCTTCAACTCCGGCGAGATGATGGCTACACTCGGCTCAGCGGGAGGGGTGCAGGATTCCTCTGCTATCAGACAGGCCATCTATGAACAATGGCGGGCAGAGAAAACAGAGAGActgaagaagcagaagaaggaagcaaagaagagggaggaggaagagaaggagaagaaagtcAAG GAAGCTGAAGAGAAGAAGTTTGAAAACATGGCTTCTTTCAAGGCTTGGCAGGATTCCAAGAAATCGGTGTTGTCAGACCAACGCAAGAGAGAGCTCAAGAAACAAGAGGAAGAACGGCgcaagaaggaagaagaagaatccAAGAAGTATGACGCTAATAAG GCCTTTGAGATGTGGAAGGCTGATAAAGATGAGGTTCTCATCGACAAACAtcggaaggaaaagaaaaagcaGAAGAACCTGGAAGAAACCAAAATCTATGAGAAGGAGAACAAAGAAAAAGATGCCAATAGCGCTTACAAGAAATG GAAATCCGTCAAGGACGACAAGCTGCACGATgccgagaagaagaaaagacgaGATGAGCAGCTGAAGAAGGAGATGGAGGAACGGGAgaggagagagaaggagaaagatAGCCACATTGCCTATGATGAATGGGAGGAGAAACTccagagaaggaaagagagagaaaggaggagACTACAAAACACTCAGCCTATCTCAACAACTCCATTTAGACCTAGTGGGAAGACTATCCCTTTCAGAAGATGA